The following coding sequences are from one Dermacentor silvarum isolate Dsil-2018 chromosome 4, BIME_Dsil_1.4, whole genome shotgun sequence window:
- the LOC125944772 gene encoding uncharacterized protein LOC125944772 → MCMGVCFLLVVLLVVLAAFIVQYVRPNLSMDGTAEDGPKCQAALELTACNSETEQYFFHHDSDRQVCLVRWQLDPGCLQGKNRFASASECRERCVGNSSGKEAKQSEPFLK, encoded by the exons ATGTGCATGGGCGTCTGCTTCCTGCTGGTTGTCCTCCTGGTCGTGCTCGCTGCATTCATCGTGCAGTACGTCAGACCCA ATCTCTCTATGGACGGCACTGCTGAGG ACGGGCCAAAGTGCCAGGCGGCGCTGGAGTTGACAGCCTGCAACTCCGAGACGGAGCAGTACTTCTTCCACCATGACTCGGACAGACAGGTCTGCTTGGTGCGGTGGCAGCTTGACCCTGGCTGTCTTCAGGGAAAGAACCGCTTTGCCAGCGCATCCGAGTGCCGGGAGCGCTGCGTCGGGAACTCTTCAGGCAAAGAAGCAAAGCAGAGTGAGCCATTcttaaagtga